Sequence from the Salvelinus alpinus chromosome 27, SLU_Salpinus.1, whole genome shotgun sequence genome:
AGCTGCTCTGGCTACACCACTCCTCAACCCCCAGCCCTCCAGCTGCTCTGGCTACACCACTCCTCAACCCCCAGCCTCTCCAGCCCTCTAGCTGCTCTGGTATTTGCTCTACACACACTAACAAAGGAGCACTTTGTCAGAACCTCAACTAGCCGCGTGCCAGTGTCTCTATTAGCGCCCTGACCTAAGGGTTTCCCGGGGCTCAAGGTGAGCGGAAACTGAACCCATAAGAACTGAAAACCCACCAATGGAATCTGGGTGGCATGACAACAGGGTCTTTGTCTCAGTACAAATCAGTCAAAGTAGGCTACTTCAGTACAACTTGTAAACCAGTGCAATTGACCTCCATTCTGAACTAACGTTGCTTTCAAAatattgctgaatcttttaagtTGATTGACCTTATAACTCGACAAAGGATAAAATCATAATGGATCATTTAATGCGTCTCCCAGTGCCATTTTCACATATTTGACAACATTGCGGTCGTTAGGCATGTGCATTTGGGGGATGTGATGTGAATGGCACTAATGAATAATTTGACATGAGGAGGGCTGACAGAAGGACTGCTCTGTCACTGCCCTGCCTGGCTGGCTCCTCCTCCATAGCATCTCTGTCACTGCCCTGCCTGGCTGGCTCCTCCTCCATAGCATCTCTGTCACTGCCCTGTCTGGCTGGCTCCTCCTCCATAGCATCTCTGTCACTGCCCTGCCTGGCTGGCTCCTCCTCCATAGCATCTCTGTCACTGCCCTGCCTGGCTGGCTCCTCCTCCATAGCATCTCTGTCACTGCCCTGCCTGGCTGGCTCCTCCTCCATAGCATCTCTGTCACTGCCCTGCCTGGCTGGCTCCTCCTCCATAGCATCTCTGTCACTGCCCTGCCTGGCTGGCTCCTCCTCCATAGCATCTCTGTCACTGCCCTGCCTGGCTGGCTCCTCCTCCATAGCATCTCTGTCACTGCCCTGCCTGGCTGGCTCCTCCTCCATAGCATCTCTGTCACTGCCCTGCCTGGCTGGCTCCTCCTCCATAGCATCTCTGTCACTGCCCTGCCTGGCTGGCTCCTCCTCCATAGCATCTCTGTCACTGCCCTGCCTGGCTGGCTCCTCCTCCATAGCATCTATGTCACTGCCCTGCCTGGCTGGCTCCTCCTCCATAGCATCTCTGTCACTGCCCTGCCTGGCTGGCTCCTCCTCCATAGCATCTCTGTCACTGTCAGGGTACAGGACAGTCAGAATCCTTCTCTGCAATGCTCTTTTTTTTTGGCAGAGGTTCTTTGGACTCTGTTTTTCTGGTCATCAATCATTGAGATTGATGTGACGGGACATTACACAGGTTCTGTGTTGGCCAGGAGCAGTACTTTGCTGCCTGTACTGGAGGACTGCCCTGACCTGTCACCATCAGAcaggtcctctgtcctcctcatCTGGTGGCAGATCAATGTGCTTTAGTTTAACCGACTGCTCAGTCCTCTGTGGTGTATGTTACCATGACAACTGTATTTCTCTATATAAAGGCATGACAAGGAATGACAAAGAAGTTGGCCCGGAGCTGAGACCAAGCTACTGTCCACCCACTCTGCCCCAGCTTCCagactctccctgtctctgtggcttactctcccctcctctccctttccccccaAACAAAGCCAGGCTACTTACGGTACTTCTGCAACAGTACATTCCTGCTCTGCTGCATTGCAGAGTCCTCTAGTTTTAATAAGATGCACGGAAGCCCTGCTGGAGGCTTAGATGTCTTTATATTTGTCTATTTCTGTACATGATGAAAGTTGGATATGGGCCCCTGGTTGTTGCATGGTTCCATGATGTGCTGATGTAATGGGCTGAAAGGATTATTGGCTTGGAGTCCACACCTACCGGCGTACTCATGGATAACTAGTGGCTGTATTttagtctacagtagtctacagtagtACTAGTCCATAGGGTTCTTCCAATTAATTACaggtgtagaataacagtgaaatgcttatttatggGCCCTCCCCAACAAGGCAGAGAGAAACGAAGAGAAATGTAGAAATAATAAcgcaaggaataaatacacaatgagtaacaataacttggctatatacacgggtaccagcacagagtcgatgtgcaggggtacgaggtaatggaggtagatatgtacatataggataaagtgactaggcaacgggTTAGATAACagatagtagcagcagcgtatgtgaagaaAATTGTTAGTGTAAAATTGGTTAATTGGTTACTTGGTTAActgtttaactaactatttatcagtcttatggcttggggataaaagctattcagggtcctgttggttccagacttgctgTACCGCTTGccctgcagtagcagagagaacagtctatgagttAGACCTACTGCAGCCTTCTATGAACCAGGACACATTTCAGAAAACATCATGCCCAGTAAGATGTATGAAATGGTTCTTGGAACACGCTGTGCAGTACAATGTTCAGAAGAATCACTCTGAAGAACCTCCTTTGTTCCCAAAGTCTGCACTTCCAATAAAGTTGTGGTCATTTTGTTGTAGAAATGTATGTAGTTTGAATAAGTAAGATAGTCCACACATACTGTTCTGCTTCTCTAAGTGTctttctcgttccctctctcctgtccttcagACCAATCCAGCTCCAGCACCACCCTGTCCTTCCAGCCACTGCGCTCCCAGGGTGCCATCCCCACAGCCCACGTCATGCCCTCGCCCTCTTCCGGCACCAAGCTCAGCACGGTACTCTGCCCTGGGGTCAGCCCCTGGTCCTCCTGCCAGCTGCCCTCGCCCCTCGACAGTCCCCTGGACATGAAGGACCCCCGGCCCGTCCGCCGCTGGTCCTCCCTCACCCGCCTCAGCGTCCAGGAGAAGTCCAGCCCTGTGGGCCGGGTAGCATACCGCACAGACCCCCACGGCTCCCTGGACAGAGGCATGCTCTATGGTTACAGGCAGGACCCTCTGCGCCCCACAGAACCCTACCTATCCCAAGGGCTCCACCTGCGCTCCCCAGGGGCTGAGGCCCGGTACAAATACCCCCTAAGTACTAAGACAGACTCTCACTCTGCCTGCTCATCCCCGCTCAAACCCAACACCTTAGACCTGACCTACAGTGCCTTACCGGAGACCAAGCACCCTGGCGTCGGGCTGACGGTACCCAGCCAGAGGGGCCTGCCACTGGGCCACCAGGCAGTAGGAGGGTCCCCCATCCAGCCGGCGGTGAGGACCCAGATGTGGCTGAGTGAGCAGATGGAGTACCGGCCTCCCGGACCTGGGACAGAGCTATGTGGGGGCTTGTCGGCCTGGCAACAggagcagcagcagagagagaggttgcGTCAGGAGGCCGAGctcaaccaggtgagaggaggggatgaggaagtacattttttatttttttatttcacctttatttaaccaggtaggccagttgagaacaagttctcatttacaactgtgacctggccaagataaagcaaagcagtgcaacaaaaacaacaacacagagttacacaaacaaacgtacagtcaataacacaatagaaaaatctatgtacagtgtgtgcaaatgtagaagagtagggaggtaagcaataaataggccatagaggtgaaataattacaatttagcattaacactggagtgatatatgtgcagatgatgatgtgcaaatagagatactggggtgcaaaagagcaagagggtaagtaataatatggggatgaggtagttgggtgtgctatttacagatgggcagtgtacaggtacagtgatcggtaagctgctctgacagctggtgcttaaagttagagagggagatataagactccagcttcagtacatttttgcagttcgttccagtcattggcagcagagaactgaaaggaagTAGGCTACAGTATCTGTTAGACAGCTAGTCAGGGGACTCTGTCAAGTGAACTGAAGGCTCTTAGGTTGTTGTTGTGGGTGATAACCTGCCAGATTTTCAACACAATATGTGATGAGTCTGTACTCAAAGCTGGTCAGTATTTCCCTCCAAATTGTGCACGTTCATGTAGGACTAAATATGAGGGCATGAAGCCCTCTGGTGGGCGTCTGAGGCGTTGACGTTTTTCCTATAGACCAAAGATAAAAGTTGCACCTGCATTCCATAATTTTAATGAAGTCGTTACAATTTTCAATGAAGACAGACAAATGCTTTACAGTTTgtgtattttatctttattttataACATTCTTTACAAAATGCTGTGCGACATAAGAAAGTGTGAAGTGGAGCCAGCGCCTGCAGATAGACAACACTATAACAGTTCTGCAGTAGTCATGCATGTTTCATCTTCAGACTGCAGAGAGCTTCTCTGTGTTTAGCTGGAGGTGTTTGCTGTATTTACTCTGTAGCTATTCATTACTCTGCCAAAACAAACGAATCAACTACTACTCCTGAACACGAAAACATTTGCACTACAGCACACAGTTATGTTAGGATATTgtagcaacaacattatataTCTCACTGAAAAGTTTACAGGCTTCGCCTGTACGTACCCATTTTTATTGAGTCAAGAATCTGTTGTACTTATCAACTACTAGTTTAAGAGCAACCTGAGTCTCCAAAGGGAAGGAACCTATAGGCTTCACTCAACAGTTACTCAACAGTTACATAAAGAACTCATATCACACAGCAAAGGACGGTGTATGGCTTTAATCATTTTCAGTTACATTTCAGTTGTCAGTTGTAACATGTGCTTTGGTCCTAATAGCTTTGAATAGTCGGTGACTGTGAGCGTTAAAGCGTTGAAATGATTGTTCTCTATGGCTCATATAAACCACAACTCTACAATAAGGATCAGAGAGCATGGATTTATCTCTGTGTTCAGTGCCCTGGCCAGAAGTAGATGTGGTGCAGTTTGGTGATTCTGCCACTAGAGGGAGGTAAACTTAACGTAAAGGAGGGCGTTCTATTGATCATGCCATGTCAACTTTATTTCATTTCTTTACCATCGGTGGGTGGAGTTTCATTCTCCTGTTAATTCATATTTTGAATCTTGCCATCCCATGTAACGATCTCATGGAATCCCAAACTCTTTTCTACTCTCCAGAAGCTCACAATGTTTAGTTCTACTCCAACAGCCTCCAACAGGCCTTTATTCAGTGATTTTTGATGTGAACTGTTGAATAATAATTAGTTGAAGCCATGGTGTATTTATATGACCAAATCAGAGCTAGAGGGACTCCCATCGGACCCTGTGGCCCTTGGGGACTGGAATTGCTCAACCTATGCCATAAGGTCATACTGtatgtcagaggtcagaggttacatGAGTTTGACCAGGACAAGCATGAGGAGCAGCATGATGACGATGAGGAGGAAGTTGAGCATCAGGTTGAGACCGCGGTTGTTGACCAGGTCCATGGTTTCACTCGACATGGAGAGGCTGGGTTGAGGCTGCAAATGCCCCACGCAGAGGGATCAATTCTGGGCAAAGCTCTTCAGTTAAGAGGGTAATTCTGGAGGTGTCCTCAGGAAGACCAGTGATGGAGATGGTTTGATGGATCGTTACATCCCTCTGCTTAGCCCTCGCTGTGGTGGTCGTTGGTTCAGCTACAGAGGTCTGGGAGGGAAAACGGGCCCAGTGAGAGACTGGAACacttacacagacatacacatgaTCATCACGCACATACAAGTCTGATTTCCTTGGGTTAATAGTGTCAGTAAGTTTAtattgtctgtctctgtgtggtgtgtgtgtgtgtgtgtgtgtgtgtgtgtgtgtgtgtgtgtgtgtgtgtgtgtgtgtgtgtgtgtgtgtgtgtgtgtgtgtgtgtgtgtgtgtgtgtgtgtgtgtgtgtgtgtgtgtgtgtgactagccCAGTGTAGCCAGGTGGCTGTAGGCGTTGCGTTCTAGTGAGGGGTGGCAGAGACACTGTGCTGGTGACATGATGTGGAGCACGGATGACAGACCTACAGGAGGGTGACGTGTGTGACACACAACTGACATAAACTGCATCTGAGACCAACAATCTTCTACTGCTCACACACTGCACCTTTATAGTGTTATAATGAGTGATTTTAGTTGTGTCATTAAAATCAGGCAGAATTGATTAAACTCTACAAAAACAGAATCTGATCTTATTCTACACAAATTCCTTTCAATTTAAAACCAGTTTACAAAATACTAGGATAATCTCCATGTTTGCCACCcaatcccctcctcccctccccttccattGTTTGGCCCTCTTGAGAGGTCATGGCCCTGTTGGGCTGTAGCCTGGCCCCTCCCGGGCCCCTCTGAGGCCCTCACATCAACAACACGATGATGTAGATGAGCAGCAGGCAGATGAGGATGAGGCTGAAGTTGACAAAGAGCTCCTGCAAGTTCTGCTTGGCCTGGGGGGGCAcatccaccaccatagaggcccTGCGGATGGCCGAGCGCATCGTGTGCTGCACCTTCTCCATGCTGGGGCTCGGTGCTGGGCAGTGAGAGGGAGTGAAGGGGCGAGAGTGCACTCTAGTGGTGGCTGGAGGTTAGTGCAggacagatggacagagaggTGGTGCAGATGATAGTGTAGTGGTGGGGTGGGTGATggagggaggtggtggaggtgacaGGAGTGGTCCCGGTGCCCAGGGGTCTGGTGGAGCTGAGCTGGGGATTGGGGGCAGCAGAGAAGGTTGAGTCAGTGAGCATGCAGAagacacaaacagaaacacattGTGGAACGGAGTCAGGAGGAAATGATCAGTCACATACTGTTCATTACTTAAAGGGTTGACCTGAAGGACACATTTTTCTCCCCCCTAGCCCATCATGGCCAACAACAGGAATAATAATCAAACACCACTCACTTTGGGGGCCTCATAACCCCAGGCTTTATAATCTATCACAGATCTATCTCCAGTGATTCTGCTCTTGAGTCCGGCGTGTTTGGACGGTTCTGCCCTCTCAAGGCAGACGACACAGAGGGGAGGATAATAGATTGATGATAAAATGGACTCCAACCTCCAGTCTTCTCACATAATTAATTCCTCTCTATAAAGGATATTTTCCGTCTGGCTGGATATGGCCAATCTTATTAGAAATTATGAAGGATGCGCCGCTATTTTTTCTGAAAAGGAGAACGGTTTTGTAGTTTTCTCTTTAAGAGGTTTATACGTTGCTTATCGAGTCAGGAGCTAGGTTTGAAGCGATGTTTGTAACCCAGGATGTTTCCGTTTGGTATTCAGGGTGTATTTGGCTtgtttttaaatgtgcctttgtATATTTTGGTATATTTGAATACTTTCAGGGTTCCTGAAGGTGGTGATGCTGTAGGTGGATGATTATTCGATAATTATATGTGGAATATGTGTTTCATGTACTGCACCCGCTTTAGACAGACAAATGAAGTCCCCACTTCTCTGCTGCGTCTCTGACAACTACACAATGGAGAGAGTAGGAGTTGTATAAGGTGTGTCCTATTGATCTGGCTTCACTGCGTTATCTCAGGCAGTGCATAATATGGAAGGATAAAACCTGCTGGAGATCGCACCCCTTATCGGAACGCACACTTCTGACTGGTGATGTGACCATTCAAACCTCTCAGTGGCTGAAGTGGTGCTGTTAAGGAGATTACTGTGGGTAAAACTCTCCGCCATTTTGTGCCGAGAATATGTGCAGTGCATTGTGATTGTCAGAGCAGCCCCACTCCTCTGTACTCCATCCAGACAGGCATtatctctccttccagactcctctctccccacaggGTCTCCTCAGTGACGGGCATGCCCAGGGAAGGTGAGTCTGTGAGTCACTCTCCCAGCTCTTCCCCTGGGCCCTGCTGGTTCCCTGGAGGGAGGGAGTTATTTGGCGAGGCGGTGGCCGGGCCCGCTGACGACCTGCTGACAGCAGTTATCTGCCCGGCTCCAGCTATGTGCCAGCGGGTATTCTTAGGGCTGACCTTTGGCTATCTCACATGGGTGGAGTCCATTTCAACACTAGCCAAACCTAAACCCCTCTTAAACATGCTTCTGACCTGACCCTGTGGACACCAAcagtgaggagggaggggaacTGGGAGAGGGGTGCCATGGGCAGGGAGCAGGAGAGTGTGGATTTAATGTGTCGGGATGTTGAATCTGAGGAATCTCTAGAGTCCTGATAATAAATCTGTGATGACTAAGGCCCTTTCCTCTATCCACTATAGCACCTGGCTAATCACTGTGATCACTAGCTCTGTGATCTCCTATAGATCTCTGCTACAGAGCCAGCAACACTAAGAGAGCAGTCTGTCTCATAGCAGACAACGAAATTTCAGCTCGTAGAATGCTGCATAGAACATTATTTTCATACATTTCTCATTTGTTGGAGTTGTTGTTTACATTCCATTGTGGTTGAGAGGAATGATAGGCTATTTCCTGCTGTTCTAAGGAGATCACTAGTGGCCACTTCACTGGCGCTCCCAGCCTGAGAGCTTCCAGCTCTGGAGTGGTCATGAGAGTTGCCCCCCTTCATGTCAAGACAAGGGGGTTCATTAATAATATCTCCCTTGGCACCACTAAACATGTCACCATCTACTCATTCACTGCCCCCTGGGTTCACCCACCCTTACAAGGGCCTTCTGAAGGGGAGGCCCAGAACCCAGCATGATGAAATGCTGAACAAATAGAGGCTGTTATTGAAACTAGGGGTGTGCCAGCACACAAGTACATGGACAAAGTAAACTAGTATTTTACAGCTGCCAGCACGCatctctctttcactcaaacaGTGTAGTGTGAAGCGCTGTGTGCTCTAAACAACTATTGGCTAGTTCTTCTGTCTGTCAAGAAACGGTGCAGTGTATCGGTTGAGTCTGCTGCAACGATTGAATTAGATTAGATTggattgggctcccgagtggcacagcggtctaaggcactgcatctcagtgctagaggcgtcactacagaccctggttcgtttccaggctgtctcacaatcggccgtgattgggagtcccatggggcggcgcacaattggcccagtgtcgttcgggtttggccggggtaggccgtcattgtaaataagaatttgttcttaactgacttgcctagttaaataaaggttaaatcatttAATTTGTTTACAAGCCTCTCTCCCTCAGCTCTCATTTCCCCAGACAAAACACTCAGTCACTCATCTCAGAGCACAAGTCTCCACTTCTCCAAGCATCATGTATGAATCAGAATCCGTAGTCATCAAAGCTAGACTTTGGTTGGTTTTGTCTGTCAACTTGGCAGTAGGCCAACTTTGTCTGTTCGTATAATTATTCCATTTCTGACGTCGTTATGTGGTGATCCAAGCCCATGCTCGCTATTATTATTTATTACAGCCCAGGTACGTTTACTGGGCGTCAGATCATTAGATAATACAATGACAAATGTAGATAGTTTATTTTGATTGTACAAATGTTAGGCACGGAGATTATCCTAATGGCATAGGCGAAGTGTCgggagagaaatgtttgctcCTCTCGAAAGTGAAAGTAATTACGAATACGAGTATGATAAGATCAGCACACCCATAATTGAAACCCTACAGGGACGTTGTTTTGATTTAAAACCCAAACACACCATTCTTCTTCATAAAAATGTTGGCATGGTTCTAAGGAGCCAGTGGGTGAAAAACAAAGAAGAACATTAAATCGAATCAAACCTAAGAAGGAAATCCTTCTGAAGCCTGGCAGAAGCATTCCCATGCCAATAATGTTCgtgtttttaaaatgttctgCTCTCTTGGCACAGTTGCTGTGATAATAAGTAATGTGGAAGCAGGGAGAGGAAGGCTTCCAATAGGCTTGGCCGTTAAACTGAACATCCCACGATGACATCACTGTGTGGCCCAGGAGAGGGCATTAGTTAGTGCCCTCCACAGGCAACAGTGACCGCCAATGTTAAACAGACCCAATCACAGTACATACAGCAGTGTGAACAGTGGTCAATGAATGTACGACTAAAAACTGTCTGTTCTATTTAAACAAAAATCCTCTTCATATCAGCCTCTTCCACCAGGTAATATTGACATTTAGATTACAATGAAATGAGAAGTGATTATCGGTAGGCTTGGGTTAGGAGATaggttaggagataaagcagattgccTTCTTCATTTCACCCGTCACATTATTTGACATTATGAAGTttaccgtagttccccagaacagttgagtcagtcacgtgtttgtttgtaaatagca
This genomic interval carries:
- the LOC139556275 gene encoding phospholamban-like, whose product is MEKVQHTMRSAIRRASMVVDVPPQAKQNLQELFVNFSLILICLLLIYIIVLLIPL